The following are from one region of the Betta splendens mitochondrial DNA, complete genome genome:
- the ND6 gene encoding NADH dehydrogenase subunit 6 yields the protein MTYIMLLLLMGMIMGLVFVASNPSPYFGALGLVAVASVGCGILVNYGGSFLSLVLFLIYLGGMLVVFAYSAALAADPFPEGLGNWFVKLLVVVYMMGITSFSFLFSGKWHEFSWVPVDEISEFSVFRGDVGGVALMYSFGGIFLIIGAWVLLLALFVVLELTRGFNSGAFRAI from the coding sequence ATGACATACATTATGTTATTATTATTAATGGGTATAATTATAGGGCTAGTTTTTGTTGCATCAAATCCATCTCCTTATTTTGGGGCACTTGGTTTGGTTGCAGTAGCTAGTGTGGGATGTGGTATTTTGGTAAACTACGGGGGTTCTTTTTTATCTTTAGTTTTATTTCTGATTTATTTGGGGGGTATGCTAGTTGTTTTTGCATACTCTGCTGCTTTAGCAGCAGACCCCTTCCCCGAAGGCTTAGGAAATTGGTTTGTTAAACTATTGGTGGTGGTTTATATAATAGGAATCACGTCATTTTCTTTTTTGTTTAGTGGGAAGTGGCATGAGTTTTCATGGGTCCCTGTAGATGAAATTAGTGAATTTTCTGTGTTTCGAGGAGACGTAGGGGGTGTAGCTTTGATATATTCATTTGGAGGGATTTTTTTAATCATTGGTGCTTGAGTATTATTGTTGGCTTTATTTGTAGTTTTGGAGTTGACACGGGGTTTTAATAGTGGTGCTTTTCGGGCTATTTAA